In Oryza sativa Japonica Group chromosome 3, ASM3414082v1, one DNA window encodes the following:
- the LOC4333282 gene encoding pentatricopeptide repeat-containing protein At1g09900 — protein sequence MLTSSLPPPTVPGSKPRPAAATSVSTAATADAAVAGGRSGSGSGSGIGRLSALIRSLCSAGRTAEAARALADAGDAAGVVAYNAMVAGYCRAGQLAAARRLAAAVPVPPNAYTFFPVVRGLCTRGRIADALEVLDEMSFKGCAPIPPMYHVILEAACRSGGFRNSVRVLEAMHAKGCTLDTGNCNLVLNAICEQGCVDEAVGLLRKLAFFGCEADIVSYNAVLKGLCMAKRWGDVEELMDEMVRVDCAPNIVTFNTLIGYLCRNGLFERVHEVLAQMSEHGCTPDIRMYATIIDGICKEGHLEVANEILNRMPSYGLKPNVVCYNTVLKGLCSAERWKEAEELLSEMFQKDCPLDDVTFNILVDFFCQNGLVDRVIELLEQMLSHGCMPDVITYTTVINGFCKEGLIDEAVMLLKSMSSCGCKPNTVSYTIVLKGLCSAGRWVDAEELMSQMIQQGCPPNPVTFNTLINFLCKKGLVEQAIELLKQMLVNGCSPDLISYSTVIDGLGKAGKTEEALELLNVMVNKGISPNTIIYSSIACALSREGRVNKVIQMFDNIKDTTIRSDAVLYNAVISSLCKRWETDRAIDFFAYMVSNGCMPNESTYTMLIKGLASEGLAKEAQELLSELCSRGALRKHLMRHFGIV from the coding sequence ATGCTCACCTCCTCGCTCCCGCCGCCCACCGTCCCGGGCTCCAAGCCCAGGCCCGCGGCGGCCACCTCCGTCtccaccgctgccaccgccgacgccgcggtcgCTGGTGGccggagcgggagcgggagcgggagcgggatcGGCCGCCTCTCCGCGCTCATCCGCTCCCTCTGCTCCGCAGGCCGCACCGCCGAGGCCGCGCGCGCCCTGGCCGACGCGGGGGACGCTGCGGGCGTCGTCGCCTACAACGCCATGGTCGCGGGGTACTGCCGCGCAggccagctcgccgccgcgcgccgcctcgcggCCGCCGTCCCGGTCCCGCCCAACGCCTACACCTTCTTCCCCGTCGTGCGGGGGCTCTGCACGCGGGGCAGGATAGCCGACGCGCTCGAGGTGCTCGACGAAATGTCGTTCAAGGGGTGCGCGCCCATCCCGCCAATGTACCACGTCATCCTCGAGGCCGCGTGCAGGAGCGGCGGTTTCCGGAACTCGGTGAGGGTCCTCGAGGCGATGCACGCGAAGGGATGCACTCTGGACACCGGCAACTGCAATCTCGTCCTCAATGCAATCTGCGAGCAAGGGTGTGTGGACGAGGCTGTGGGGCTGCTCAGGAAGTTGGCATTCTTCGGGTGCGAGGCCGACATCGTTAGCTACAACGCGGTGTTGAAGGGATTGTGTATGGCCAAGCGGTGGGGAGATGTGGAGGAGCTCATGGATGAGATGGTTAGGGTGGACTGCGCGCCCAATATCGTGACGTTCAACACCCTGATTGGTTATTTGTGCCGGAATGGGTTGTTTGAGCGGGTGCACGAGGTCCTTGCACAGATGTCGGAACACGGATGCACACCTGACATCAGAATGTACGCGACTATCATCGATGGGATCTGCAAGGAAGGGCATCTGGAGGTTGCGAATGAGATTTTGAATAGGATGCCTTCGTATGGTCTCAAGCCTAATGTTGTTTGCTACAACACCGTGTTGAAAGGCCTGTGCAGTGCTGAGCGGTGGAAGGAAGCTGAGGAATTACTGTCTGAGATGTTTCAGAAGGACTGCCCCCTTGATGATGTGACATTCAATATTCTTGTTGATTTCTTTTGCCAAAATGGGTTGGTCGACAGGGTGATTGAACTTCTTGAGCAAATGTTGAGCCATGGATGCATGCCGGATGTCATCACATACACAACTGTAATCAATGGATTTTGCAAAGAAGGGCTTATCGATGAAGCTGTCATGTTGCTTAAAAGCATGTCATCATGTGGATGCAAGCCAAATACTGTCAGTTATACTATTGTACTAAAAGGTTTGTGCAGCGCCGGGAGATGGGTAGATGCTGAGGAACTGATGTCTCAAATGATTCAACAAGGTTGTCCTCCAAATCCTGTTACATTTAATACACTAATCAATTTCTTGTGCAAAAAAGGGTTGGTTGAGCAGGCCATTGAACTTCTTAAGCAGATGCTAGTGAATGGATGCAGTCCTGACTTGATTAGTTATAGTACGGTGATTGATGGACTTGGCAAAGCTGGCAAGACGGAGGAAGCACTCGAGCTACTAAATGTGATGGTCAATAAAGGGATCAGCCCAAATACAATAATTTATTCATCAATAGCTTGTGCTCTATCTAGAGAAGGCAGAGTTAACAAGGTTATTCAGATGTTTGACAACATTAAAGATACCACAATAAGGTCTGATGCAGTGCTCTACAATGCTGTTATTTCTTCGCTTTGTAAAAGATGGGAAACTGATCGTGCTATCGATTTCTTTGCTTATATGGTGTCAAATGGATGCATGCCCAATGAATCTACCTACACTATGCTTATTAAGGGTTTAGCTAGCGAGGGATTAGCAAAGGAGGCTCAAGAGTTGCTGAGCGAGTTGTGCTCTAGGGGAGCTCTAAGGAAGCACTTGATGAGGCATTTTGGAATTGTATGA
- the LOC4333283 gene encoding RNA-binding protein L-like isoform X2 produces MMQPPPPPQWAMGPPPPPQYFQAGPPPPPPQYFQGAHPPAAMWGQPPPPQAAPPPAPAGGAAGDEVRTLWIGDLQFWMEENYLYNCFSQAGELISAKIIRNKQTGQPEGYGFIEFGSHAIAEQVLQGYNGQMMPNGNQVFKLNWATSGAGEKRGDDGSDYTIFVGDLASDVTDLILQDTFKAHYQSVKGAKVVFDRSTGRSKGYGFVKFGDLDEQTRAMTEMNGQYCSSRPMRIGPASNKKNIGGQQQPSATYQNTQGTDSDSDPNNTTVFVGGLDPSVTDEVLKQAFSPYGELVYVKIPVGKRCGFVQYSNRASAEEAIRMLNGSQLGGQSIRLSWGRSPGNKQPQQDQNQWNAGYYGYPPQGYDPYGYVRPPQDPAMYAYAAYPGYGNYQQPAPQQPPQQ; encoded by the exons AtgatgcagccgccgccgccgccgcagtgggCAAtggggccgccgcctcctccgcagTACTTCCAGGCtggccctccgccgccgccgccacagtaCTTCCAGGGGGCGCATCCACccgctgccatgtggggccagcccccgccgccgcaggctgcccctccgccggcgccggctggtGGCGCAGCAGGGGACGAGGTGAGGACCCTGTGGATCGGCGACCTCCAGTTCTGGATGGAAGAGAACTACCTGTACAACTGCTTCTCCCAGGCCGGCGAG CTTATCTCAGCAAAGATAATTCGGAACAAGCAAACTGGGCAACCTGAGGGTTATGGTTTCATTGAATTTGGCAGCCATGCTATAGCCGAACAAGTTCTGCAAGGCTATAATGGTCAAATGATGCCTAATGGTAATCAGGTTTTCAAATTAAATTGGGCGACAAGTGGTGCTGGCGAGAAGCGTGGAGATGATGGCTCAGATTATACTATATTTGTTGGGGATCTCGCCTCGGATGTTACAGATTTAATTCTTCAAGATACATTCAAGGCCCATTACCAATCAGTTAAGGGTGCAAAAGTTGTCTTTGACAGAAGTACTGGTCGTTCAAAAGGCTATGGATTTGTTAAGTTTGGAGATTTGGATGAACAGACACGTGCAATGACTGAAATGAATGGACAATATTGTTCTAGCAGGCCTATGCGTATTGGACCAGCATCCAACAAGAAAAATATAGGTGGCCAACAACAACCAAGTG CTACATACCAGAATACACAAGGAACAGATTCTGATAGCGATCCAAACAATACTACT GTATTTGTTGGTGGTCTTGATCCAAGTGTGACTGATGAGGTTCTGAAACAAGCCTTCAGTCCATATGGAGAACTTGTCTACGTCAAAATACCTGTAGGAAAGCGTTGTGGATTTGTTCAATATTCCAATAG GGCTTCAGCTGAGGAGGCCATAAGGATGCTAAATGGAAGCCAATTAGGAGGTCAGAGCATAAGGCTTTCATGGGGTCGTAGCCCTGGAAACAAGCAG CCTCAGCAAGACCAGAACCAATGGAATGCTGGCTATTATGGATATCCCCCCCAAGGATATGATCCATATGGTTATGTTCGGCCGCCTCAAGATCCTGCCATGTACGCTTATGCAGCATATCCTGGATACGGGAATTATCAACAACCAGCGCCACAGCAGCCCCCTCAACAG TAA
- the LOC4333283 gene encoding RNA-binding protein L-like isoform X1, which produces MMQPPPPPQWAMGPPPPPQYFQAGPPPPPPQYFQGAHPPAAMWGQPPPPQAAPPPAPAGGAAGDEVRTLWIGDLQFWMEENYLYNCFSQAGELISAKIIRNKQTGQPEGYGFIEFGSHAIAEQVLQGYNGQMMPNGNQVFKLNWATSGAGEKRGDDGSDYTIFVGDLASDVTDLILQDTFKAHYQSVKGAKVVFDRSTGRSKGYGFVKFGDLDEQTRAMTEMNGQYCSSRPMRIGPASNKKNIGGQQQPSATYQNTQGTDSDSDPNNTTVFVGGLDPSVTDEVLKQAFSPYGELVYVKIPVGKRCGFVQYSNRASAEEAIRMLNGSQLGGQSIRLSWGRSPGNKQQPQQDQNQWNAGYYGYPPQGYDPYGYVRPPQDPAMYAYAAYPGYGNYQQPAPQQPPQQ; this is translated from the exons AtgatgcagccgccgccgccgccgcagtgggCAAtggggccgccgcctcctccgcagTACTTCCAGGCtggccctccgccgccgccgccacagtaCTTCCAGGGGGCGCATCCACccgctgccatgtggggccagcccccgccgccgcaggctgcccctccgccggcgccggctggtGGCGCAGCAGGGGACGAGGTGAGGACCCTGTGGATCGGCGACCTCCAGTTCTGGATGGAAGAGAACTACCTGTACAACTGCTTCTCCCAGGCCGGCGAG CTTATCTCAGCAAAGATAATTCGGAACAAGCAAACTGGGCAACCTGAGGGTTATGGTTTCATTGAATTTGGCAGCCATGCTATAGCCGAACAAGTTCTGCAAGGCTATAATGGTCAAATGATGCCTAATGGTAATCAGGTTTTCAAATTAAATTGGGCGACAAGTGGTGCTGGCGAGAAGCGTGGAGATGATGGCTCAGATTATACTATATTTGTTGGGGATCTCGCCTCGGATGTTACAGATTTAATTCTTCAAGATACATTCAAGGCCCATTACCAATCAGTTAAGGGTGCAAAAGTTGTCTTTGACAGAAGTACTGGTCGTTCAAAAGGCTATGGATTTGTTAAGTTTGGAGATTTGGATGAACAGACACGTGCAATGACTGAAATGAATGGACAATATTGTTCTAGCAGGCCTATGCGTATTGGACCAGCATCCAACAAGAAAAATATAGGTGGCCAACAACAACCAAGTG CTACATACCAGAATACACAAGGAACAGATTCTGATAGCGATCCAAACAATACTACT GTATTTGTTGGTGGTCTTGATCCAAGTGTGACTGATGAGGTTCTGAAACAAGCCTTCAGTCCATATGGAGAACTTGTCTACGTCAAAATACCTGTAGGAAAGCGTTGTGGATTTGTTCAATATTCCAATAG GGCTTCAGCTGAGGAGGCCATAAGGATGCTAAATGGAAGCCAATTAGGAGGTCAGAGCATAAGGCTTTCATGGGGTCGTAGCCCTGGAAACAAGCAG CAGCCTCAGCAAGACCAGAACCAATGGAATGCTGGCTATTATGGATATCCCCCCCAAGGATATGATCCATATGGTTATGTTCGGCCGCCTCAAGATCCTGCCATGTACGCTTATGCAGCATATCCTGGATACGGGAATTATCAACAACCAGCGCCACAGCAGCCCCCTCAACAG TAA